The segment GGCCGAGGATCTCGCCTTGCTGGAGCTGTAAGTTGAGCAAGTTCAACGCGACTGTGTGATCCTGCACAGGGCGGGGAGTACGACGGAATAGGCTAGTCAGACCGCTATTTCCACGCACCGGGTATGTTTTAGTGAGGTTGTGCGTCTCGATCAACCAGTCGCTCATAACAACCCTTTCGTCAACACAACTGCGGCGCGGTCATCTTGTTCAGGTGACATATGAACTAGGCCTTCGTAAAATCGGCGATTGTGTCGTTGCGCGAGATGAGATTGAGCAGGTCGCCGAAGGATCGAATAGCATCTGCGGTCAGCATTTCGTCGGGCACCGTCACATTGAAGTCTTGCTCAATCTCAACAATTAGCTCAATAAAATTCAACGAGGTGAGCCCGAGGTCATCTTGCAGCAGACTGTCATCATGAATGCTTTGCGTACGTTGGGTGACGCGGTCGATGATCGTGACAAGCTGGGCGCGTTGTTCAGGCGTAATCATTGGTGTTCTCCTTTGGTTGAGTCTGGCCTGTGGGAAACAAGAAAGCGTAGAACTCTTCGCTGCCTGCTCGGGGTGGTTTTCCGTTATGAACGGTCGCTTCGAGTTTGATGAGACGCTGATGCAGTATTTCGTCGCAATACAACTCCACAACCCCCTGCAAGGCGTAGCGGAGGGCGTGCGTCAATTGCAGTTGGCTTGCTCGTGCCACAGCTTGCGGCCACGCTTGACCCGAGTCAGAAGCGAACTCTGTCAGTAGCAGTTCACGAACGTCGCAAAACTTCACTAGGTTGAGCCGAGAATACACTTCATCGGACGCGTCGGCGCAGGCTTCCTTGTATAAATGTGCGCAGATATGGATCAAGGTGTCTGCGCTTGAAAGCATCGGCGCGTCGAAGTCGCCCAACCGAATGTGATGCGTCTCTCGTAGCATCATTTCGGCTGCGTTTATATTTCGGTGCACGGGGTCGACGTCGAACGCAAAGTCAAGGTTTGCGAATTCCAAGTAGGGGTCTTCTATCACGCGAACTAGGGGATGTGCATTTCCTCGAAAGCGCTTGTACATAATGTCTTCTGTACGCGTTACTGGTTGGACGGTGCCATGGCGGTCGTCGAACTGCCCCATTTCATAGCCGATGCTGCGTGCCGCCTCAATCGCACGTGACAAGTCTTCAGCGCGCACGAGCACGTCAAGGTCGGTCGCGGGTCAGAGTGCATAGTCGCGGTAAATGCACGGCGTGAGGTAGGCGTCTTTCAAGGGACTGAATGGTATCTGTGCGCTTTCGAGCACATGCACCACTGAACGCCATTCTTGAAATAGCGCTTGGTTGCGCGCCGCGTTTCCGAGCAGAGTGAAGCGCAGGAGCCGACGAATGACACCGGGCACTTCGGCCACTTGGAAGTGTGTGAGATGGTGAGCGACAAGTGGCAACACTTTATTGAAGGTCGCACAGGCAATCACCACTCCCCAATCCAACTTACCTCTCACAATGGTGGAGAGCGCGTCGTGCTCTGCGGTTGTCAACGTAACGCGGCTGCACAGCAACACTAAGCGGTATTCGTCCCTTAATCGGGTCATTCGTTTTCCACCGTAACCAAGTCATCTTTGCCGGTCACGTTTCGGAGCGTATGGCCGAGCAAGTCCCGCTTGGTGGTGAGGTACGAGCGATTGAACGGATTCTCCACACCTTCAATAGAAATCCGTTCAGTAACTGCTAAACCAGCTGCTTCGCACGCGGCGATCTTGTCTGGATTGTTGGTGAGTAGTCTGATTGAGCGCACCCCAAAATTCTTCAAGACGCGTGTCGCAAGCTCATAACTTCTTGCATCAACGGGTAACCCAAGTTGTTGATTGGCTTGCACCGTGTCCAAGCCTTCCTCCTGCAACGCGTAGGCAAGGATTTTGTGGTACAGCCCGATTCCTCGACCTTCTTGTCGAAGGTAAAACACGTAGCCATGACCGGCCTCTTTGATGGCTTGCATTGATGCGAGCAGCTGGTCGCGGCAGTCACATCGAAGCGAGCCGAACACGTCACCCGTTAGGCACTCAGAGTGCAAACGAACCAAGACGTTTTCCTCTCCAGGTGTACCGCAGGTTAGCACCACCAGCTGTTCATCTTGAGCCTCGATAACTTCAATACGGAAATCACCAAACTGCGACGGAAGTTGCGCTCGGGCAGCGCGGTATGCGAATTGTGTCATAGGGCTATTGAAGTGTATAGGGAGGTACTGGAGGGCGTTGGCTAATATCTGCACTATGAGGACCAAAGTGAGCCGCTCATAGATTTATTAAGGTTTTTTAAAAGGGCTGCTGTTCGAATTTGCGGGCGAAGCGGCTATGCGGCACCAATACACTAATGAGCAAATGAAATCTATTATTGTTGGTGCGCCTTTGCGAGCAGGTTGG is part of the Deinococcus sp. QL22 genome and harbors:
- the ribA gene encoding GTP cyclohydrolase II — protein: MTQFAYRAARAQLPSQFGDFRIEVIEAQDEQLVVLTCGTPGEENVLVRLHSECLTGDVFGSLRCDCRDQLLASMQAIKEAGHGYVFYLRQEGRGIGLYHKILAYALQEEGLDTVQANQQLGLPVDARSYELATRVLKNFGVRSIRLLTNNPDKIAACEAAGLAVTERISIEGVENPFNRSYLTTKRDLLGHTLRNVTGKDDLVTVENE
- a CDS encoding phosphopantetheine-binding protein, with amino-acid sequence MITPEQRAQLVTIIDRVTQRTQSIHDDSLLQDDLGLTSLNFIELIVEIEQDFNVTVPDEMLTADAIRSFGDLLNLISRNDTIADFTKA